The Bactrocera dorsalis isolate Fly_Bdor chromosome 3, ASM2337382v1, whole genome shotgun sequence genomic interval GGGTCAAACAGTTTGGCGATATCTGAGAGGATAGCTCTCTTTGTATATGATTCTGGGCTGAGTACaggttttgttttaaaatagaaGAAGTCAGTGTGCGCATTCCACCTTATCCCAAGAGCCTTGACATCACTTGTGTCTTCGAAGTCTAAAAACTCTTTGTTTAGCAAGTGGTCTTTTGGAAGGCCTTGTAAAATTCTTCCACAGTTGGCTGTCCATTTTCTTAATGGGAAACCTGCCGACTCCAATGCTGTTCTTATCTCATTCCTAGCTTTAATTGCAGCCTCTATAGAGTGTCCACCTGCTAAGACATCATCAACATACATGCACTTCCTGAGTATGTTTGAGGCTACTGGTAGTGAGCTTTCAACGTCGTCAGCTACTTGGAGTAACGTCCTTATTGCCAGATAAGGAGCGTAGTTGATTCCGAACCTCACCGtcttcaattcaaaaatattggaTTTGGCGATACATCTTCTCAATATCGCTATTGaagacatatttaaataaacgcCATCGCAGAATTAATATGGTCAGATCTGCCTGAAGAACCGGACCGGGGAGAAGGATGTCATTCAGCGAAGTGCCGTTTGAAGTCGCTTGCGATGCATTGAACACCACACGCACCTTTGTCGATGTGCTCTCTTCCTTCTTTACGGCGTGGTGAGGCAGGTAATAGTTGTTACTGGAGTCGGCCGTTTGATTGGTATATATCTTTGCCATATGACCCAGCTCAACATATTCATTTAACACTCTGTTGTATTCTTTTTGCAGGTTTTCGTCTCTGGACAACCGAGCTTCATTGCGATAAAACTGGGAGTACGCAATCTTTAAGGAACTACCTAGACTAATGTTGACCGGATAGTCTTTCCTGAATGGTAGCGATACAACGTATTTCCCGTCTTCATTTCGCTTCGTTGTCTCTTTATAGAGCTCTTCACAGTACCTGTCCTCCTCGCTTAACTTATTTTCCTTGGAGATCTCTTCCAATTCCCAGAACGAAGCTAACTGCTTTTCCAGCGATATTTCGTTATAATACGAGACGCAAGTGTTGGTTGGCTTAATTGTATTAGCACGCCCTGTGACTATCCAACCGAACACTGTCTCTTGCGCAAGAAGTGATCCCAGCGCGTTCTTGCGTATGCCATCCAGCATAATCTGGGAATGGACGTCACCACCGAGTATGACGTCCACGGGTTCATTGACGAAGAACCTCTTATCCGCCAACGTGAGATCTGGGAAAGCCTGCCGAGTTAGTGCGCTAATATGGAAAGTCGGCAAGTTTCCCGTTAATTTCGGCAGAACCATCATGTTCGTTGTGATCGATATAAGTGGGTCAATTGGTGACCGCAACTCGACACAACATGCTTCCTTCACTTGCGCAGATACGGTGTTGTTGATGCCTGACACCTGGGCATTTATCCTCCTAACTGGCAAGTTGATTCTGCGCTTCAGCCTTTCTGTGATGAAAGAGCACTCTGACCCGGAGTCGATGAGTGCTCTTGCGGCATAAGTAACGCCgctgtaatttatatttatttgtgccgTTCCTAACAAGACACCTTTGTCGCTGTTAGCGAAGCACGACTGTACTTGAGTCGTTGGCTTGCCTTTCGACTTGTTGAAGTTGCGTCTCTGCTGCGCTTGCCTGGACGTAGACGGAATCTCGTCCGATGGCGTAGATGAGCCTCTTTGGCTGCTGGGCTGCACTGTCCTCACATGTAGGAGTGTGTGATGCCTCGCGTGGCAAGTGCTGCAGTTGAATGCACTGGTGCATTGCGACACTAAATGCCCAAAGCCGAGGCAATTGATGCAGCGATTGTTGCGCTTAGCGAACTTGATCCTGTCCGCCGGTGCCATGTTAAGAAACATGGGGCAAGATCTTAATTTGTGATCTGCGCTTTTGCACATCAGACATGTTGATTTCTCAACGCTTACTTGGAAGGCGCTGAGTCTGTTCTGATGGCTATTGTTTTGGTACGTATATTTATTTGGTGTGGGTGCACTGACAGGCTTTGCAGAATTGGACGACTTTTTGGCACGTTCTATTGCCTCTAAATCACGGTATCTATCCGTGAGGAAGTTGTCCAATTCCTCCCACTttgacgtttttgttttttctttacagACTGTTCCCACAGGGCTAATGTTGCCTGTGGCAGTCTCTTAGAACATACGCGGATTATGATTGGGTCCCAGTTCCCAATGTCCACTTTATTGGCTGTCAGGCAGGAGATGCAGCTGTTGATCTCCCGCTGTAGCCATTTTATCGAACTCGAGCACTCCTTGTCGATTGACGGTAAGTCGAGCAGTATGTCGACTTGGGTTTCGACGAGAATTCGCTCATTCTCGTACATGTCAGTCAAACCCTTCCATGCCAGTGCAAACCCATCATTTGTTAGCGGGCATTTTGATACAATAACCTTCGTCTCCCCTTGTGTCTTTTTGTTGAGTTGGTATAATTTCTCAACTGTTGACAGGCGCTTGCTTTTGATGTATACGGCCGTGAACATATCCCGGAATATTGGCCATGAAAGGTAGTCCCCTTTGAAAACATCCGTATCGCAAGGCGGAAGGGAGTGGTTATTGTCTACCTATACAGATTTTTCTGTGTCTTTGGGGGTTGAGAGGATCTCAGACATATCCTTCATTACCCAAATGCAACGTATGTAGCATTGACCACCtagcttgaatttttttttaataagggcATAGTCCTTTGGAGACATGTGGTCAGCTTTCGCTTTGCACCACATCTCTCTCAACTCGTCTTGTTGCATCACAAGAGCGAGATGTCCTTTGATGCAGCACTGAATTCAGACTCGTATTCGACAACGTAGTCCACTAGGCGCATGAAAGCTTCCATGGTTTTGGTATAAGAGACAagaagaattgaaaattcaaattcaaatttaaaggaATATAGTAATACTCAAGACTGAGCAGACTTTGGCCTAAAGAATATGGGAAtcgctttgaaaataattccccactattgtaaattttcatttgcaGCACACTACTGCCAACCCAAcacgaaaatagaaaaaagaaaattttttgactgttttagccgatatcgcaatatatccggctcgaaggaccatgaatataTCTCGAACGTTCGACGAGTCACTCGCGGACGATGCGTCGATCGTTGAGAATATGAAATAGGAAAAAGAAGTGTATTAATAAATGAAACCACAAAGTTTgtgtttaatataataaattaaaatgttggtTCTTTATTAAGTTACTTACTTCGCTGGTGTAGTGGTGATGTGGATTCTGGTGGCCGGTGGACGACGTCTCGATTCGCTCCGTTCGCTAAAAGAAGTGAAAGTGCGCGACTAGCAGGATCGCTTGCTAAGCGGGAGTTTTCaacgaaaccattgccagttgagtgaaagttattaacagttgagtgaaaactattaacagctaactggcaatggtttgttaTATACTCACTAGGGGTGGTGAAAAGAAATTAGGCGCTGGCCTAAACACACTCCGTTCacatttttttgatttgatGTCTATTAAAAACTAATAGTAAAAATtctttctacattttttttaatatattcaagAACGCTTCAGAAGTggtaaaagtttaaaattttcaaaaatcgcgTCTAAAATTCCAAACGACGATAAAGAGTGCAGTGAGTAATTCTGCGCTAAATATGGACAAAATTCGCGTGAGTGGTATGAATAAGCATtggttatgaaaaaattaatttggcataaatttgcCTAAACTAATTAGAAAAGAGGATATTCAtggcattttttttgtattacagAAATATCTATTACGTTTAcgttaatatatatatttctttagctTTCTATAAAATGAAGATTTAAAAacgttttctttaattttttgcgaCGAAGCGGTTAGGTCAAATTGAAAGAATTTcctataaacattttaaaatggatgattttgaaaaatacatcCAATTCAAATTGGGTATCTTGGAACCaatgtaaacaccaccaacaacatcagcctggaaatccaacgcaggataactcttgccaacaggtgctacttcggactgagtaggcaattgagaagcaaagtcctccctcgacgaacaaaaaccaaactctataagtcactcataatacccgtcctgttatatggtgcagaggcttggatgatgacaacaaccgatgagtcgacgttgcgagttttcgagagaaaagttctgcgaaagatttatagtcctttgcccgttggccacggcgaatatcacattcgatggaacgatgagctgtacgagatatacgacgacattgacatagttcagcgaattaaaagacagcggctacgctggctaggtcatgttgtccgaatggatgaaaacactccagctctgaaagtattcgacgctgtacccgccgggggaagcagaggaagaggaagaccttcactgcgttggaaggaccaggtggagaaggacctggctacgcttggaatatccaattggcgccacgtagcgaaaggaaggaacgactggcgcgctgttgttaattcggctataatcgcgtaagcggtgtctacgccattaagaagaagaagaatttttcGTTTACCTTCTTTATTCTGGTtattcacacaaagtgatcaattacagaaaGAAAtatgttacgatgccacgaagaggtcgtgCTAACATCGCCATGTTGGCGTCAACATAcattggcagcccaaggcacatgaccgagtactaccaggatgcgatgacatacgtgcggaattatggttcgcggtcaatcagcaagcgatcgtcactatgtcacagcacgacttattaaaacaacagttacgatgtttgatggactttatcttgaagcaacgtatatgtatgtggtactgttagatgctagatgtactctgctGAGTGGTAAGAGAGAGgtttgccacacacacacattcttctttggatgatggatGGTGGTTATGccagataaaattgatgaaatcatttctgcggaaattcctaaTGCAGAGAAAgttccagtattatatgaagtgatgaaaaccaatatggtctACTTCGGTTTTtgtgtctgacaataaatgcacgaaacactatgcacgtgcttttctttcggaagcacAGACTAGAACTGATagatatccactgtatcggcgtTGTTCACAAGACGACAGTGGCAGAACCTATTAGTCTCACATCTTTAATGCTAAAGAGGATGGAGAAAGTAATAGATAACCACATCAGATCGGAAGCGCTGAAGATTGCACCCCTACATGCCAGGCAGCGGGCAGATCCACTAACACTGCTTTGTACCAACTCGCATCTGAGTTGCAAGTTTCGCTGGATAACGGCGAGGTTGCGATTTGCGCCTTCCTAGACATTGAGGGTGCTTTCGATAACTCGTCTCACACTAGCGTGACAAGGCACTTGAGAGAAGGAACGAAACGGCTCCAGTATGCAGATAGATAGAGGACCTACTACACACTAGGGTAGCGGAAATAACGGTGGGGGAAAGCAAGATCCGTCTTGGCACCATAAAGGGCTGCCAACAGGGTGGAGTACTACCCCCTCTGCTATGGTACCTGGTGGTAGATGAGCTCCTTGAGTTGCTCACCAGCAATGGAATCCACTGTCAAGTGTACGTGGACGTATTTGTCATAATGGCAAGGCAAGTTTTGGACACTGTCCAAAACAAGTAAAGCACTTATGATATGCAGACGCCTGGCCGGCAGATCCTGGAGATGCAAGCCAAGTATCATTAGAAGGCTGTATACCATAATTGTAAGGCCTATTGTCACCTATGGAACGGTTGCCTGGGCCACCAAGGCAGCGCAGTCCTCGGTGGTCCGGAGATAATCAAAGCTGCAAAGGCTTGTCCATTGTTCGagggcaatgcgcacatgccccacggtggcactggaagtcatactggagctcacaccgctgcatcagGTGATCAAACAGGTAGCAAAACATACCATGCTGCTCTCATCAGAGAGCTGCAGAAGAGGGAAGCTAGTTCCTAGCCTAGCTAGCCCTCCTCCCAAAGGATGGCACCACGAAGAACTTCAGAGTTACTCTGGGCAGCAAGACGGAGTGGAGCGATTCCCTGCTGGAAATTCTgctggaagacagtaccatCCCGTGGTACATTGAcggctcaaaaacaccggaagaTACCGCGTACTAAGCTGTCCATACCAATGGGGTGCTTCCCAAGTATCTTtcaggctgaagtttttgctaTATGTCGTTGCGTAGAAGTCAACCACCGCCGCAATTTTCGCAACCAGCGCATCGCCattctcagcgatagtcaagcggcactaagtAAAAGCGATCTCAGCATATGAGATCAAATCGCTTTTAGTAGAGGAATGTATGGAAGGCTAAACCGCCTATCTTTGTGCAACCGGGTGTACCTAATCTGGGTGCCAGGACATAAAGGGATAGAAGGAAATGAGAGGGCCGACGAACTAGCCCGCTCTGCGGCAGCGTCCAAGATGATGGGACCAGAACCATGCATAGTGGTAGGatcccacactcttaaggagctgaaCAGCACTGGTAGCAGGCAGCAGGTATGCGCCATGCCAAGCTGCTTCTAGAGGGATACAACCTCTCCAGGCTCAAAGAACTAATTAACCTCCCCAGTGACAAATTCCGCCTCCTCCTCGCAAtctgcgacctggaacaggaaacaccagcacacctaaTTCTGGATTGTACAGTAATTTGCAGAAGAAGGCTTAAGGTCCTGGGTTTCATATACATTGGCAGGGATCACGTCACCTCAATAGCGCCCAGCAAACTCCTGGAACTTGGGGAAGACATGTGATATaggggagggcacaatagaccctagatcgcggtgcattacctcatTAATAATCTATCTACCTAACAGTTACGATgattgatggactttatcttgaagcaacgtatgtgtggtactgttagatgctagatgaactctgttgagtggcaaaagagaggtttgccacacgcacacattcttctttggatggtggatggtggttgcaccagatcaaattgatgagatcttttctgcggaaattcctgacgcagagaaagatccagggCACAaatccgatttctttggcgccgcgatttgaaagtaccgttggaaagaggaagtcctcctgattaaaaaacatacaaagttatagggtccgcaaacgcttagtttaggagatattcggccttaaagttcgaaaattcgccaaattggaccatttcgagaagctatttcaccacattaaacacattttattcacatttttttcttcaaattaattaaattacactataatcttttaagtgaatccacattttacactttttgcaggttttttaaataaaaaatctttattttaaaaattacattttacactcgtttgaacttcatttgtttaccaaaaattacgacgaaatggagcgctgccatgtgatgataaggcaattcgctgaaattcctcttttttgcaaaaattcctctattcacgcatatggatattttctttattaaatttattaagtaaataagtaatattatatacatgtattagcaattagcaatattatataacaaactcaaattttatttcaatatgagtgcatgataaccgaaaaatataaccacttcatacccaaaactcatattttaaatataataatgtatatatcgtcgcctaaaatacaaactaatgtatcatcaaaaataaatggaaatcgctgacagatataaaaaccaaaatttatcattttataacgaaaacttaaattttgagtgcatgataaccataagttataaccactttataacaaaaagtcattatatttttttattttcaacgcagaaaggggtactacgcgaaagtacttcagtcacccagggtattcgctcgaccagggttatttttttagagcgcggccgaaggccgccaacgcagataggagtactacgcgaaagtacttcagtcaacCCGGATATTCgctcgtaatattataatattatcacacgattttacttatctgtgtttattaaatataactcacatattattcatacattcacataagtatgtatttatgtataatatatgcaaaagttttcacatattcaattttagcttgaaaaatcttctttatagttttttatagttaataaagaaaaaagtatcactcgaaagtacaaacaaagaaaacgctttgaaacgctaaaaaattcttaacttttggtttttaaggtgtggcaacgctggttttcctcgtaaatatgaACACTTTAAACTTTGcagccataaatttgataagtgattttaaattactaaatttggctgaaaaattacaaaataaaagtgaaaagtgaacttatttcaatattaagagtgtatatttaaatatagtgagtgaaaaacgtgaaaatattctgtgaaacatggagaaataacaCGTGTTCTTAgggcaatttttgaatttttaaacgtgaatatttttaaaaatattagctatttttacataatttttggatattcctcctctggagaagcccccctatccgtacataccccatttatacggaaattcgtttttttacccctccgccaaagtaatcggaatcgtgccagatccagtattatacgaaataatgaaaacaaatatgggtcatgaaccttgcggacaccacaatcgcACTTTGGTTTGTATGTCTTGCAacaaatgcacgaaacactatttatgagtgcttttctttcggaaacacaaactagaaatgatgaatatccactctatcggcgtcgctcaccagacgacaatggcagaattcaatttagaagattgaatatcgaagttaacaacacatggatcgtcattattgtctaattcacattcaaaactcatatcaatgttgagtattgcagtttggtgtaatcaataaaatgcctttgtaagtacgtcaccaaaggaagcaacatggcggttattggtcttgaacgatagagtcgatacgtgaactgcaaaaaagcgctttgtaggatatttacttttgcaattcattaatattttccgACTGTTGGCGTCTCGCaattaatttggagaatggccaaagagtgtatttcaagcCAGAGAATACAGtgcagccagtggaaacaccgccagcaacaaaattaacatttacgagtttttgctcaacttttctcagtgatccgtttgcgagaacattgctctattcggaaataccttgacaAATATGGAAATACATGGAATGCGTCGTCGCAAGGCCAATCAGTATATGGACACCCAGGTGTGTTATCCACCAATACAttgggacgaatttacacaatccacccgaaaaacgacgattgtttctaccttcggttgctattgattaatgtacgcggttcaacttaaTTTGAgttattgcgtactgtgaatggtacggtgtgtgcaagttttggaaaaGTGAGACAACAAATATAATTACTGGAACctgttaatcactggaatgcaaatgaagttcgcacacttttcgttataatcatttcgacatattgtttgtcaaaaaagtcttgcggtattttcgctagttggcgctgaaagcgcgcagttctagttttattcgtcgcaccgggtcatgctatacctttttggaaagcccaTTTCACGcactaacacgtgtttgatttatTGTCGGTTCTTTAAAGTCGTTCGTGAgctatagcgtcgcaaacattgagcaaaataaagagaaaatacggcatattttacagtactactacgataaaggcaaaaatgcatctcaagcagccaataaaatttgtgcagtttatggacccgatacagtttccatgcgccacgctccggaaggcctgtcgtcgaaaattgcgataaaatcgctgaattggtcgaaagagaccggcatagtagtcatcaaaccgttataaaccatttgaagaagcttggtgtcactaagaagctcgatgtatgggtgccacacgaattaattcaataaaaataccgcaagacttttctgacaacctaatattagccttcaaatccgtgtctattatgggatacgaacaaaaaagacattgccgaagacattttacatcgtcttcgctaaaaattggaaaattgatATCAGTACCTTCTAAATTGtcgtaactatgattccttaagtGGACGCGTAAtgttaactgccaaaaataccgatgttgttaaCTTAGACTGGAagtttcaaagtcaaattccgggagacttgcgctcatacaaatcgatcgatcgtcttgacaatg includes:
- the LOC125777604 gene encoding uncharacterized protein LOC125777604, encoding MFTAVYIKSKRLSTVEKLYQLNKKTQGETKVIVSKCPLTNDGFALAWKGLTDMYENERILVETQVDILLDLPSIDKECSSSIKWLQREINSCISCLTANKVDIGNWDPIIIRWEELDNFLTDRYRDLEAIERAKKSSNSAKPVSAPTPNKYTYQNNSHQNRLSAFQVSVEKSTCLMCKSADHKLRSCPMFLNMAPADRIKFAKRNNRCINCLGFGHLVSQCTSAFNCSTCHARHHTLLHVRTVQPSSQRGSSTPSDEIPSTSRQAQQRRNFNKSKGKPTTQVQSCFANSDKGVLLGTAQININYSGVTYAARALIDSGSECSFITERLKRRINLPVRRINAQVSGINNTVSAQVKEACCVELRSPIDPLISITTNMMVLPKLTGNLPTFHISALTRQAFPDLTLADKRFFVNEPVDVILGGDVHSQIMLDGIRKNALGSLLAQETVFGWIVTGRANTIKPTNTCVSYYNEISLEKQLASFWELEEISKENKLSEEDRYCEELYKETTKRNEDGKYVVSLPFRKDYPVNISLGSSLKIAYSQFYRNEARLSRDENLQKEYNRVLNEYVELGHMAKIYTNQTADSSNNYYLPHHAVKKEESTSTKVRVVFNASQATSNGTSLNDILLPGPVLQADLTILILRWRLFKYVFNSDIEKMYRQIQYF